In Aquificaceae bacterium, a single window of DNA contains:
- a CDS encoding ABC transporter permease: MRLTFPLTIIGFFLFLAVFADFIAPYPYDLQNRTAPFHPPTRIHLFKDGSPTFPYVHPYRMTDPLFKVYEEDKNVACKLRFFGKTEYGYKLLSVEEPCHIYLLGTDKLGRDIFSRLVYGSRVSLTIGLVGVSITFLLGSLIGGISGYFGGKVDTLIMRLVEVLLAIPTFYLMLSLRSVFPLTMESFHVFLMVIFILSFLGWAGLARVVRGMVLSIREKEFVQSAKTYGAGTLRILRVHILPNAYYYLIVSATLSFPGYILAEASLSFLGLGIQEPFPSWGNMLSDARNVNLVVAHPWILSPGIALFLLVIAFNLLGDNLLRSGKK, encoded by the coding sequence GTGAGGCTTACCTTTCCTCTAACCATAATAGGCTTTTTCCTCTTTCTTGCAGTCTTTGCGGACTTTATTGCACCCTATCCTTACGACCTTCAAAACAGAACCGCACCCTTCCATCCTCCCACAAGGATACACCTCTTCAAAGATGGAAGTCCTACCTTTCCCTACGTGCACCCTTACAGAATGACAGACCCTCTCTTTAAGGTATACGAGGAAGACAAAAATGTTGCCTGCAAGCTAAGATTTTTCGGAAAAACAGAATACGGATATAAGCTCCTCTCTGTGGAAGAGCCATGTCATATATACCTCTTGGGCACTGACAAGCTGGGTAGAGACATTTTCAGTAGACTTGTATACGGCTCAAGAGTTTCCTTGACAATAGGTCTTGTGGGCGTGAGCATAACCTTCCTTCTCGGCAGTCTAATAGGTGGCATTTCTGGATACTTCGGCGGAAAAGTGGACACTCTTATAATGAGGCTTGTTGAGGTGCTTTTGGCAATACCTACCTTTTACCTTATGCTCTCCCTTAGGTCTGTTTTCCCTCTCACTATGGAAAGCTTTCATGTTTTTCTTATGGTTATTTTTATCCTTTCCTTTCTTGGATGGGCTGGACTTGCAAGGGTTGTAAGGGGTATGGTGCTCTCCATAAGGGAGAAGGAGTTTGTCCAATCCGCAAAAACTTATGGTGCGGGCACGCTTAGAATATTAAGAGTCCACATCTTGCCAAATGCCTACTACTATCTTATAGTTTCCGCAACTCTTTCTTTCCCGGGATACATACTGGCGGAAGCCTCTTTGAGCTTTCTGGGTCTGGGCATTCAAGAACCCTTTCCAAGCTGGGGCAACATGCTCTCTGATGCAAGAAATGTAAACCTCGTGGTAGCACATCCATGGATACTCTCTCCGGGTATTGCACTTTTTCTCCTTGTTATAGCCTTTAACCTTCTTGGAGATAATCTCCTAAGGAGTGGCAAAAAATGA